A window from Pseudomonas sp. MRSN 12121 encodes these proteins:
- a CDS encoding FAD-binding oxidoreductase, whose translation MQTYVNSYYAATRNQTADFPVLEELVECDVCVIGAGYTGLSSALFLAEAGYSVTVLEAAKVGFGASGRNGGQLVNSYSRDVDVIESRYGEKSAEVLGSMIFEGAEIIRQRIQHYDIQCDYRPGGIFAAMNNKQFKGLAEQKASWERYGNNNLKLLDRAQIAQEVGSSAYVGGLLDMQGGHIHPLNLALGEASAIIGLGGKIFEQSAAVEITYGEPNVVRTAKGVVRAKYLLIAGNAYLQQDLDPRVTRKSMPCGSQIVVTEPLSEPMARSLIRNNYCVEDCNYLLDYYRLTADNRLLYGGGVVYGAREPDDIEQLIRPKILKTFPQLKDVKIDYRWTGNFLLTMSRMPQFGRIEKNAYYMQGYSGHGVTCSHLAGKLIAEMIRGDAERFDAFASLPHMPMFGGRTFQAPLTAMGAAYYALRDRLGI comes from the coding sequence ATGCAAACCTATGTAAACAGCTACTACGCCGCGACCCGCAACCAGACCGCCGACTTTCCGGTCCTGGAAGAATTGGTGGAATGCGATGTCTGCGTGATCGGCGCCGGCTACACCGGCCTGTCCTCGGCGCTGTTCCTCGCCGAGGCGGGCTATAGCGTCACCGTGCTCGAAGCGGCCAAGGTCGGCTTCGGCGCCAGCGGGCGCAATGGCGGGCAACTGGTCAACTCCTACAGCCGCGATGTCGATGTGATCGAGTCGCGCTATGGCGAAAAAAGCGCCGAAGTGCTGGGCAGCATGATCTTCGAAGGCGCCGAGATCATTCGCCAGCGCATCCAGCATTACGACATCCAGTGCGACTACCGCCCGGGCGGGATCTTCGCCGCGATGAACAACAAGCAGTTCAAGGGCCTGGCCGAGCAGAAGGCCAGCTGGGAGCGCTACGGCAACAACAACCTGAAGCTGCTGGACCGGGCGCAGATCGCCCAGGAAGTCGGTTCCAGCGCCTACGTCGGCGGCCTGCTGGACATGCAGGGCGGGCATATCCACCCGCTGAACCTGGCCCTCGGCGAAGCCAGCGCCATCATCGGCTTGGGCGGCAAGATCTTCGAACAGTCGGCGGCGGTGGAAATCACCTACGGCGAACCGAACGTGGTGCGCACCGCCAAGGGCGTGGTCCGCGCCAAGTACCTGCTGATCGCCGGCAACGCCTACCTGCAGCAGGACCTTGACCCCCGGGTGACGCGCAAGAGCATGCCTTGCGGTTCGCAGATCGTGGTCACCGAACCGCTGTCGGAGCCGATGGCCCGCAGCCTGATCCGCAACAACTACTGCGTCGAAGACTGCAACTACCTGCTGGACTACTACCGCCTCACCGCCGACAACCGCCTGCTCTACGGCGGTGGCGTGGTCTACGGCGCCCGCGAGCCGGACGACATCGAACAGCTGATCCGGCCGAAGATCCTCAAGACCTTCCCCCAGCTCAAGGACGTGAAGATCGACTACCGCTGGACCGGCAATTTCCTGCTGACCATGTCGCGCATGCCGCAGTTCGGCCGCATCGAAAAGAACGCCTACTACATGCAGGGCTACAGCGGCCACGGCGTCACCTGCTCGCACCTGGCCGGCAAGCTGATCGCCGAAATGATCCGCGGCGACGCCGAACGCTTCGACGCCTTCGCCTCGCTACCGCATATGCCGATGTTCGGCGGCCGCACCTTCCAGGCCCCGCTGACCGCCATGGGCGCGGCGTACTACGCCCTGCGCGACCGCCTCGGCATCTGA
- a CDS encoding cupin domain-containing protein: MDTGTRLKLVRESYKLSQRELARRSGVTNATISLIEQNRVSPSVSSLKKLLEGIPMSLADFFTFDQPPREHQYVFRANEQPDLGRDGARLLLIGAALPSRQMRFLREQYAPGASSGDEPIVHSEGEECGLVTRGTVELTVDGQVSVLNPGDGYYFPTTLPHKFRNIGADEAEIISANTPANF, translated from the coding sequence ATGGACACGGGCACACGACTCAAACTCGTTCGCGAAAGCTACAAACTGTCCCAGCGCGAGCTGGCCCGACGCAGCGGCGTGACCAACGCCACCATCTCCCTGATCGAACAGAACCGCGTCAGCCCCTCCGTCAGCTCCCTGAAAAAGCTGCTCGAAGGCATCCCCATGTCCCTGGCCGACTTCTTCACCTTCGACCAGCCCCCCCGCGAACACCAATACGTGTTCCGCGCCAACGAACAACCCGACCTCGGCCGCGACGGCGCCCGCCTGCTACTGATCGGCGCCGCCCTGCCCAGCCGCCAGATGCGCTTTCTACGCGAGCAATACGCCCCCGGCGCCAGCTCCGGCGACGAGCCGATCGTGCACAGCGAAGGGGAGGAGTGTGGGCTTGTGACCCGTGGCACCGTGGAACTCACGGTGGACGGGCAGGTAAGCGTGCTGAACCCGGGGGATGGGTATTATTTTCCGACTACGTTGCCGCATAAGTTTCGGAATATTGGGGCGGATGAGGCGGAGATTATTAGTGCCAACACGCCGGCGAACTTCTGA
- a CDS encoding PAAR domain-containing protein — MTPSARLGDSHVCPIPGHGTTSIVSAAMDVSINGMGSARVGDTCGCGAVITTGFPSILINGRPMAHLGSPTSHGGTITTGSSDTFGGFTFAPATGAAIVNFATLGAIRTDGTVDEQRMASLLADPDLTEKAQVANALVSPLAAPEAPMASLQQGIEPGFHIVEQPMSRVALESILFARPDSAVLEKFRTLNPQLTDYAKPGQLIVLSDPANLQCSREEAWLMEAAAKVNAALAPMSDEEASFLARNRHLLESFASQGSTALGVGTAIFAKNLEDVKASLRDIEGLHKRSFQQYGHLRSADFLAERKRLLAQLDTRLTAFTRVGIGFPEHPKLKTALGISSRSLVHHWTLAGAPGQIPGYATHMQGVARAAQYVKYAGWLGIGLGGGASYMKVQDVCTAGDREACERVKLTEGGSFIGTLSGGAAAGALLTPVAGPICLALGMPTAGTGALVCGLVVVGVSSWGAGSLGGALGESFGEMIYENSK, encoded by the coding sequence ATGACGCCTTCAGCTCGCCTCGGCGACAGCCATGTCTGCCCGATACCGGGACACGGCACCACCTCCATCGTTTCCGCCGCCATGGACGTCAGCATCAACGGCATGGGCTCGGCCCGGGTCGGTGACACCTGTGGCTGCGGCGCAGTCATCACCACCGGCTTCCCCTCGATTCTGATCAATGGTCGGCCCATGGCCCACCTCGGCAGTCCCACCAGCCATGGCGGCACCATTACTACGGGCTCCAGCGACACCTTTGGCGGTTTTACCTTCGCTCCTGCGACCGGAGCGGCCATCGTCAATTTCGCCACCCTGGGCGCTATCCGCACCGATGGCACGGTGGACGAACAGCGCATGGCTTCCCTGCTGGCCGATCCCGACCTCACTGAAAAAGCCCAGGTCGCCAACGCGCTGGTCAGCCCGCTGGCCGCGCCCGAGGCACCCATGGCTAGTCTGCAACAGGGTATTGAGCCGGGATTTCATATCGTCGAACAGCCCATGTCCCGCGTGGCATTGGAATCCATCCTCTTCGCCAGACCCGATAGCGCTGTGCTGGAAAAATTCCGTACCCTCAATCCGCAGCTCACCGATTACGCCAAGCCAGGCCAACTGATTGTCCTCAGCGACCCGGCCAACCTCCAATGCAGCCGCGAGGAAGCCTGGCTGATGGAAGCGGCGGCAAAGGTCAATGCGGCACTGGCACCGATGAGCGACGAAGAAGCCAGCTTTCTGGCGCGCAATCGTCATTTGCTGGAATCCTTTGCCTCTCAGGGATCGACCGCATTGGGTGTGGGCACCGCGATCTTCGCCAAGAACCTGGAGGATGTGAAAGCCTCGCTGCGGGATATCGAGGGCCTGCATAAACGCAGTTTCCAGCAATATGGCCACCTGCGTTCCGCCGACTTCCTTGCCGAACGCAAGCGATTGTTGGCCCAACTGGATACCCGGCTGACGGCATTTACTCGGGTAGGGATCGGTTTTCCCGAGCACCCGAAGTTGAAAACGGCCTTGGGCATTTCCAGCCGCAGCCTGGTGCATCACTGGACGCTGGCCGGGGCGCCAGGGCAGATACCGGGGTATGCGACGCATATGCAGGGCGTGGCAAGGGCGGCGCAGTATGTGAAGTACGCGGGATGGTTGGGGATCGGGTTGGGCGGGGGAGCTTCGTATATGAAGGTTCAGGATGTGTGTACGGCGGGGGATCGTGAGGCGTGTGAGCGAGTGAAGTTAACAGAAGGAGGGAGCTTCATCGGTACGTTGTCAGGAGGTGCGGCGGCAGGTGCATTGCTGACTCCTGTTGCTGGGCCTATCTGCTTAGCCTTGGGAATGCCAACCGCTGGAACCGGGGCCTTAGTATGCGGGCTTGTGGTAGTCGGAGTTAGCTCTTGGGGGGCTGGTAGCTTGGGAGGAGCGTTAGGTGAGAGTTTTGGGGAGATGATTTATGAGAACAGTAAATGA
- a CDS encoding sigma-70 family RNA polymerase sigma factor has product MPSHSTVSPVAQLYANHHGWLRGWLHRRLGHSADAEDLAHDTFIRVLRSQEDVRELRQPMAFLATIANGLLINRWRRQAIERAYLEALAARPVGEEPSPEERHLMIETLLELDSLLVGLSSRVRQIFFLSQLDGLTYPQIAAQLSLSVAQVQRAMGKAFAVCYASRFE; this is encoded by the coding sequence ATGCCCAGCCACAGCACCGTCTCGCCCGTCGCCCAGTTGTATGCCAACCATCACGGCTGGTTGCGGGGCTGGCTGCACCGGCGTCTGGGGCACAGCGCCGATGCCGAGGACCTGGCGCACGACACCTTTATCCGCGTGCTGCGCTCCCAGGAGGATGTGCGCGAGTTGCGCCAGCCCATGGCGTTCCTGGCGACCATCGCCAATGGCTTGCTGATCAACCGCTGGCGGCGTCAGGCGATCGAGCGGGCGTACCTGGAAGCGCTGGCGGCGCGGCCGGTGGGTGAGGAGCCGTCGCCGGAAGAACGGCATCTGATGATCGAAACCCTGCTGGAGCTGGATTCGCTGCTGGTGGGCTTGTCCTCGCGGGTGCGGCAGATTTTCTTCTTGTCCCAGCTCGACGGCCTGACCTACCCGCAGATCGCCGCGCAGTTGAGCCTGAGCGTGGCCCAGGTGCAGCGGGCGATGGGCAAGGCGTTCGCGGTCTGTTACGCGAGCCGTTTCGAATGA
- a CDS encoding FecR domain-containing protein: MSGAAVNPRVRDCAIDWLVKAQSGLMSVAEQAALQQWRQASAEHEYAWQRVSSLPLLLQPGANLLADATARRALETAGADPRQRRQVLKCLLALGLLGGISWQGADSTLLRSALATYRTGVGERRRWALADGGSLWLNTASAVNLDLSPQQSSGQLIEGELALDRPAQSPSLQLLTADAVLYSRGTHLLVRQDRHGTEVAVLRGLAQVGARQHPAVVPLRAGWRTRIDNRGVAEPSPVDSFLALAWLRGILPAERMRLDRLLAELSRYRPGLLRCSEAVAGLRVTGSFQLDDTDAALALLATTLPVRIERRTRYWVTVVPA, translated from the coding sequence ATGAGCGGTGCCGCGGTCAATCCGCGGGTGCGGGACTGTGCCATCGATTGGCTGGTCAAGGCCCAGTCCGGGCTGATGAGTGTCGCCGAGCAGGCGGCCTTGCAGCAATGGCGGCAGGCCAGTGCCGAGCACGAGTACGCCTGGCAGCGGGTCAGCAGTTTGCCGCTGTTGTTGCAGCCGGGGGCCAACCTATTGGCCGATGCCACGGCGCGCCGGGCCCTGGAGACGGCCGGGGCTGATCCACGGCAGCGCCGGCAGGTGCTCAAGTGTTTGCTGGCGCTCGGCTTGCTCGGCGGGATTTCCTGGCAGGGCGCGGACTCGACCCTGCTGCGTTCGGCCCTGGCGACTTACCGCACCGGCGTCGGTGAGCGGCGGCGCTGGGCCCTGGCCGACGGCGGTTCGCTGTGGCTGAACACCGCCAGCGCGGTGAACCTGGATTTGAGCCCGCAGCAATCCAGCGGGCAGTTGATCGAGGGCGAACTGGCCCTGGACAGGCCCGCGCAATCGCCGTCGCTGCAACTGCTGACCGCAGACGCGGTGCTCTATAGCCGCGGCACCCACCTGCTGGTGCGGCAGGATCGCCACGGCACCGAGGTGGCGGTGTTGCGCGGGCTGGCGCAGGTCGGCGCGCGGCAGCATCCGGCAGTGGTGCCGCTGCGGGCCGGTTGGCGCACCCGCATCGACAACCGTGGCGTCGCCGAGCCGAGCCCCGTCGACAGCTTCCTGGCCCTGGCCTGGTTGCGCGGCATCCTGCCGGCCGAGCGCATGCGCCTGGATCGATTGCTCGCCGAACTCTCCCGCTACCGCCCGGGCTTGCTGCGTTGCAGCGAGGCGGTGGCGGGCTTGCGCGTGACCGGCAGTTTCCAGCTGGACGACACCGATGCCGCCCTGGCGCTGCTGGCTACCACCTTGCCGGTGCGCATCGAACGGCGCACTCGTTATTGGGTGACCGTGGTGCCCGCCTGA
- a CDS encoding TonB-dependent receptor — protein sequence MTFPARALRTRTFALLLLSLPPLGGEVVFAAGERQHYNIEAGPLDQVLSRFGAQAGISMAGSALLTAGRSSQGLQGDFNTEAGLIQLLAGTGLSYQRQADGSYALRMQQEAVSLPTQQVKGENPELEEVYSAPRSSVYISGEEMQRFGVVSVGDVLKGQPGVQVGDSRNGGGLDVNIRGIQGQSRVAVTVDGSQQALDVYRGYAGTQQRSYIDPDLISDIAIDKGPSLTSSAIGGTVKMRTLGVDDILKDGQDVGLRLKGDLWNNGVAPASRDGHSKTQELYAEPHQSRGGLFGSDAEAGSAAFAYRHELFDVVAAYAHRNQGNYFAGKKGQDRYRTYDRYGEEESTVASTYNAGEEVLNSSARTESVLLKTTIRPADDHSFELGYRRYDGRIGEIMPSDIFRFGTGGIYQYPLGHTRIDSYTAHYHYLPADNPLLDLTASLWLTDAQTSQLTSVAAPASQAYRSDRNWSRQADRRIGGDLANTSHLHSAYGDFKLDLGSSFQVEDLRPQKNVVTTQHDINANRMLREGSRQEFSLNGKLEYKPVQSLALWGGGRYTYYRSQDHVASATARREERDLRYVSVSGPGRYGNMLWFPNRDGQYTDATDPRLNNGIVFNNTNYPFEGTRYNDFGASESTVYPSEVGEVVTGYDYGGKQRNSGGAFAPAFGINLEVAPDTFVYASYTEGLRMPSLFETSQGVLQTLPGKGLKPERSHSWEIGASTLQKGLLLDNDTAAIKLAYFNNTIKNYITRYYDPSPGLMGLMRFSNTDSYQTRGLELQAHYDAGRAFADLSSTYYLKTETCDSAFAATLRASSNRYRDLSNTPDCTPGSFMGSYTNTQNPPKLAANLTTGLRFFDQSLTLGTRVTYTSGPTVTADENWQTGATTPQLNYREVALFDLFLNYKWQDHTQLNVSLQNLTDRYYLDPLAQSFMPAPGRTLRVGMMTKF from the coding sequence ATGACTTTCCCTGCCCGTGCCTTGCGCACCCGCACTTTTGCCCTGCTGTTACTGAGCCTGCCGCCCTTGGGCGGTGAGGTGGTTTTCGCCGCCGGCGAGCGCCAGCACTACAACATCGAGGCCGGTCCGCTGGACCAGGTGCTGTCGCGGTTCGGCGCCCAGGCCGGGATCAGCATGGCCGGCAGCGCGTTGCTCACCGCCGGCAGGAGCAGCCAGGGTTTGCAGGGCGATTTCAATACCGAGGCCGGGCTGATCCAGCTGTTGGCGGGCACCGGCCTGAGCTATCAGCGCCAGGCGGACGGCAGCTATGCCTTGCGCATGCAGCAGGAGGCGGTGTCGCTGCCGACCCAGCAGGTCAAGGGCGAAAACCCCGAGCTGGAAGAGGTCTACTCGGCGCCGCGCTCCTCGGTGTACATCTCCGGGGAAGAGATGCAGCGCTTCGGCGTGGTTTCGGTGGGCGATGTGCTCAAGGGCCAGCCCGGGGTGCAGGTCGGTGACAGCCGCAACGGCGGCGGCCTGGATGTGAACATCCGCGGTATCCAGGGCCAGAGCCGGGTGGCGGTGACGGTGGACGGTTCGCAGCAGGCGCTGGATGTCTATCGCGGCTACGCCGGCACCCAGCAACGCAGCTACATCGACCCGGACCTGATCAGCGACATCGCCATTGACAAGGGCCCGAGCCTGACCTCCAGTGCCATCGGCGGCACGGTGAAGATGCGCACCCTGGGCGTCGACGACATCCTCAAGGACGGCCAGGACGTCGGCCTGCGCCTCAAGGGCGACCTGTGGAACAACGGCGTCGCGCCGGCCTCGCGCGACGGGCACTCGAAAACCCAGGAGCTGTACGCCGAACCGCACCAGAGTCGCGGCGGCCTGTTCGGTTCGGACGCGGAGGCGGGCAGCGCCGCGTTCGCCTATCGCCATGAGCTGTTCGACGTGGTGGCGGCCTATGCCCACCGCAACCAGGGCAACTACTTCGCCGGCAAGAAGGGCCAGGACCGCTATCGCACCTACGACCGCTACGGCGAGGAGGAGTCGACCGTGGCCAGCACCTACAACGCTGGCGAGGAGGTGCTGAACTCGTCGGCCAGGACCGAATCGGTGCTGCTCAAGACCACGATCCGCCCGGCGGACGACCATAGCTTCGAACTCGGCTACCGGCGTTACGACGGGCGCATCGGCGAGATCATGCCGTCGGATATTTTCCGTTTTGGCACCGGCGGCATCTATCAGTACCCGCTGGGCCATACCAGGATCGACAGCTACACCGCGCACTACCACTACCTGCCGGCGGACAACCCGCTGCTCGACCTGACCGCCAGCCTGTGGCTGACCGATGCCCAGACCAGCCAGCTGACCTCGGTGGCGGCGCCGGCTTCCCAGGCCTATCGCTCGGACCGCAACTGGAGCCGCCAGGCGGACCGGCGGATCGGCGGCGACCTGGCCAACACCTCGCACCTGCACAGCGCCTATGGCGATTTCAAGCTGGACCTGGGGAGCTCGTTCCAGGTCGAGGACCTGCGCCCGCAGAAAAATGTGGTCACCACCCAGCACGACATCAATGCCAACCGCATGCTGCGCGAAGGCTCGCGGCAGGAGTTCAGCCTCAACGGCAAGCTGGAGTACAAGCCCGTGCAGAGCCTGGCCCTGTGGGGCGGCGGGCGTTACACCTACTATCGCAGCCAGGACCACGTCGCCTCCGCCACCGCCCGCCGGGAGGAGCGCGACCTGCGCTATGTGAGCGTCTCGGGCCCGGGCCGCTACGGCAACATGCTGTGGTTCCCCAATCGGGACGGGCAGTACACCGACGCCACCGATCCACGCCTGAACAACGGCATTGTCTTCAACAACACCAACTATCCGTTCGAGGGCACTCGCTACAACGACTTCGGCGCGAGCGAGTCGACGGTCTATCCGTCCGAGGTCGGCGAGGTGGTCACCGGCTATGACTATGGCGGCAAGCAGCGCAACAGTGGTGGCGCCTTCGCCCCGGCCTTCGGCATCAACCTTGAGGTGGCGCCGGACACCTTCGTCTATGCCTCCTACACCGAGGGCCTGCGCATGCCTTCGCTGTTCGAAACCAGCCAGGGCGTGTTGCAGACCCTGCCCGGCAAAGGCCTGAAACCCGAGCGCTCGCACAGCTGGGAGATCGGCGCCAGCACCCTGCAAAAAGGCCTGTTGCTGGACAACGACACGGCGGCGATCAAGCTGGCCTACTTCAACAACACCATCAAAAACTACATCACCCGCTACTACGACCCGAGCCCGGGCCTGATGGGCCTGATGCGCTTCAGCAACACCGACAGCTACCAGACCCGCGGCCTGGAGTTGCAGGCGCACTACGACGCCGGGCGGGCGTTCGCCGACCTGTCGTCCACCTACTACCTGAAGACCGAAACCTGCGACTCGGCCTTCGCCGCGACCCTGCGCGCCAGCAGCAACCGCTACCGTGACCTGAGCAACACCCCAGACTGCACCCCGGGCAGTTTCATGGGCTCCTACACCAACACCCAGAACCCGCCGAAGCTGGCGGCGAACCTGACCACGGGCCTGCGTTTCTTCGACCAGAGCCTGACCCTCGGCACGCGCGTGACCTACACCTCCGGGCCCACCGTGACCGCCGATGAGAACTGGCAGACCGGCGCCACCACGCCGCAGTTGAATTACCGCGAAGTGGCGCTGTTCGACCTGTTCCTCAACTACAAATGGCAGGACCACACCCAGCTCAACGTGTCGCTGCAGAACCTGACCGACCGCTATTACCTGGACCCGCTGGCGCAGAGCTTCATGCCGGCCCCGGGGCGTACGCTGCGGGTGGGGATGATGACGAAGTTCTGA
- a CDS encoding trans-aconitate 2-methyltransferase → MASWNAFYRKTEKRGASALLSRALELVDNQAGVRQAVDLGCGAGNETRQLVQAGWQVLAIDREPEAIARTTENCSGEHAGGLTTWLADFESMRDLPGASLIHAGLALPFCHPDRFQHLWSQVLNALTPGGVFAGHFFGVRHGWSTLAHLTFHTEPAIRSLCGGMEIVLLRETESSVTTHAGPLNWHRFDLIVRKPFSLL, encoded by the coding sequence GTGGCCAGCTGGAACGCTTTTTACCGGAAAACCGAGAAACGAGGTGCATCCGCCCTGCTCTCCCGGGCCCTTGAGCTAGTCGACAACCAGGCAGGCGTGCGCCAGGCCGTGGACCTGGGTTGCGGAGCAGGAAACGAGACCCGTCAGCTTGTGCAGGCAGGCTGGCAAGTCTTGGCAATCGACCGTGAGCCTGAAGCCATCGCGCGCACCACGGAGAATTGTTCAGGCGAACATGCCGGCGGGCTGACAACCTGGTTGGCGGATTTTGAATCGATGCGCGACCTGCCTGGCGCAAGCCTGATTCATGCCGGGTTGGCCCTGCCCTTTTGCCACCCTGATCGCTTCCAGCACCTCTGGAGTCAGGTGCTGAATGCATTGACCCCGGGAGGTGTGTTCGCCGGGCATTTCTTCGGTGTACGCCACGGTTGGTCGACGTTGGCGCACTTGACCTTTCACACCGAGCCGGCAATACGCAGCCTGTGTGGCGGCATGGAAATCGTGCTGCTGCGCGAGACGGAGTCGTCGGTGACAACACATGCCGGCCCACTCAACTGGCACCGGTTTGATCTGATCGTCCGTAAACCTTTTTCTCTACTGTGA
- a CDS encoding LysR family transcriptional regulator, whose product MFSSERLKGIDVFVCVAESGSFKAAAEKLHLTGSAISKSIARLEGRLGTRLFLRTTRRVSLTDAGTAFYRTCTGVLADLEQAELALKAEASEPRGSVRIDLPGAFGRIQVLPIILRLVQEHPSLTPHLSFSEGYVDPFKAGVDVAIRIGDADAWPDTLGHRCLARERHVFCASPDYLARQGIPLDEQDLEQHHCIAYGWVDGRIHPWSLADDLGTTTRRQIAAQLVVGSGEGIVTAAVAGCGIAQLPSWLIQRQLDEGTLLEVLPQRATAGMPIHLAWVKSREALPKIRVLLEALVSGLMRFDEQDR is encoded by the coding sequence ATGTTTTCTTCCGAACGCCTGAAAGGCATCGATGTGTTTGTCTGCGTCGCGGAGTCCGGCAGCTTCAAGGCTGCCGCAGAGAAACTGCACCTGACCGGCTCGGCCATCAGCAAAAGCATCGCTCGCCTGGAAGGCCGGCTGGGTACTCGACTGTTCCTGCGGACAACCCGGCGTGTATCGCTGACGGACGCGGGGACGGCGTTCTACCGCACCTGTACCGGCGTGCTGGCCGACCTGGAACAAGCCGAGCTTGCCCTCAAGGCAGAAGCCAGCGAGCCGCGGGGCAGCGTGCGCATCGACCTGCCCGGGGCTTTTGGTCGGATCCAGGTGCTGCCGATCATCCTGCGGCTGGTGCAGGAGCATCCGTCGCTGACCCCGCACCTTTCCTTCTCCGAGGGCTACGTCGACCCATTCAAGGCCGGCGTGGACGTGGCCATCCGCATCGGCGACGCGGATGCCTGGCCCGATACCCTGGGGCATCGCTGCCTGGCCCGAGAGCGCCATGTCTTTTGCGCCTCCCCTGACTATCTGGCTCGGCAAGGCATTCCCCTGGACGAGCAGGACCTGGAGCAACACCATTGCATCGCCTATGGCTGGGTGGACGGCAGGATCCACCCCTGGAGCCTTGCCGACGACCTGGGCACAACGACGCGCCGGCAAATCGCCGCACAGCTCGTGGTGGGCAGTGGCGAAGGCATTGTGACCGCGGCTGTCGCCGGATGCGGCATCGCCCAGTTGCCGTCGTGGCTGATCCAGCGCCAGCTGGACGAAGGGACATTGCTGGAGGTGCTGCCGCAGCGGGCCACCGCGGGCATGCCGATCCATCTGGCCTGGGTTAAAAGCCGGGAAGCGCTGCCCAAGATCAGGGTCCTGCTGGAGGCGCTGGTCAGCGGCCTGATGCGGTTCGATGAGCAGGACCGCTGA
- a CDS encoding MFS transporter, with translation MLATLRSYPTTVNLLLSASLILTLARAITLPYLVIYLSGNFHLSIADIGLVIGSTLIIGSLLSLYGGFLVDRMSNYRLILVCTGVFVVAFLGTFATRDLWLFYLCLVAINLAYAVIDIAVKSGFGSLLPVAGRSEVFSIKYTLTNIGYAVGPFLGAGVARLDISLPFLLSAGLGAGFFLIYFMWGDRGLTGVGANRQPAPFMAVGRLLLRDRRLVCFTLGGLLSAVVFGQFSAYLSQYLVVTTTPETTYRVISAIVATNALTVISLQYLIGRRITQAHLKLWLAAGLAMFVLGLTGFALATSLVFWVIAMVVFTVGEIIVFPAEYMFIDHIAPSHLRGMYYGAQNLNNLGAALGPVLCGAVLATQPADYIFYMLMLFIVAGGGLYFLGASLPGNIQVEEGD, from the coding sequence ATGCTGGCCACCCTAAGAAGCTACCCGACGACGGTAAACCTGCTGCTCTCAGCGTCCCTGATCCTGACCCTCGCCCGGGCGATCACCTTGCCGTACCTGGTCATTTATCTGTCCGGCAACTTCCACTTGAGCATCGCCGATATCGGCCTGGTCATTGGCAGCACGCTGATAATCGGCTCGCTATTGAGCCTGTATGGCGGCTTCCTGGTGGACCGAATGTCCAACTATCGGTTGATCCTGGTCTGCACGGGGGTGTTTGTCGTGGCTTTTCTCGGCACCTTCGCTACCCGCGATCTCTGGCTGTTCTACCTGTGCCTGGTGGCGATCAACCTGGCCTACGCGGTGATCGATATCGCCGTGAAGTCGGGCTTTGGCAGCCTGCTGCCCGTGGCCGGGCGGAGCGAAGTGTTTTCCATCAAGTACACCCTGACCAATATCGGCTATGCCGTCGGCCCTTTTCTCGGCGCGGGCGTGGCCAGGCTGGATATCAGCCTGCCGTTCCTGTTGTCCGCCGGGCTGGGGGCAGGGTTCTTCCTGATCTACTTCATGTGGGGTGACCGAGGCTTGACTGGCGTCGGGGCCAACCGGCAGCCGGCCCCCTTCATGGCGGTGGGCAGGCTGTTGCTGCGGGATCGCCGGCTGGTGTGCTTTACCCTGGGTGGGTTGCTCAGTGCCGTGGTCTTCGGTCAATTCAGCGCCTATCTTTCGCAGTACCTGGTGGTGACCACGACTCCGGAAACCACCTACCGGGTTATCAGCGCCATAGTGGCGACCAACGCCCTGACGGTGATCAGCCTGCAATACCTCATCGGCCGCAGGATTACCCAGGCGCACTTGAAGCTGTGGCTCGCGGCCGGGCTGGCGATGTTTGTCCTCGGCCTGACCGGTTTTGCCCTGGCGACCAGCCTGGTGTTCTGGGTCATCGCCATGGTGGTTTTTACCGTTGGCGAGATTATCGTATTTCCCGCCGAATACATGTTCATCGACCATATCGCCCCCAGCCACCTGCGGGGCATGTACTACGGCGCGCAAAATCTCAACAACCTCGGGGCGGCCCTGGGGCCGGTACTCTGCGGGGCGGTCTTGGCGACGCAGCCTGCCGATTACATCTTCTACATGCTGATGCTGTTCATCGTCGCGGGCGGGGGGCTGTACTTCCTGGGGGCTTCCCTCCCAGGGAATATTCAGGTGGAGGAGGGGGATTGA
- a CDS encoding metallothionein family protein, which produces MSTPLSEPHCACPDCSCPCPPDPAYQRDGKTYCSQACADLHPQGQPCPANDCRCGQGVKLQERTISDSRLDAAVEETFPASDPISP; this is translated from the coding sequence ATGTCCACCCCCCTCTCTGAGCCACACTGCGCCTGTCCCGATTGCTCCTGCCCCTGCCCGCCCGACCCGGCTTACCAACGCGATGGCAAGACCTATTGCAGCCAGGCGTGCGCGGACCTGCACCCACAGGGCCAGCCCTGCCCCGCCAACGATTGCCGGTGCGGGCAAGGCGTGAAACTGCAAGAGCGCACCATCAGCGATTCCAGGCTGGACGCGGCGGTCGAGGAAACCTTCCCCGCCAGCGATCCCATCTCGCCTTGA